The Bacillota bacterium genome contains the following window.
CGGAGAGACGGTCATGGGTGGGCGGTTCAAGATGGGTCCCGGAGGCAAGGGCTCCAACCAGGCAATGGCAGCAGCAAGGCTAGGCGCCCAAGTGTGCATGGCGGCGTCCCTTGGAACCGATGCCTTCGGAGACCTGGCATGTCAGAGCCCAGTCAACGCAGGTATATGCACGGACTGGGTTAAGCGCGTCAACACAGCGCACACCCGGGCCGCCCTCATTATCGTGGATGAGGTTAAGGCCGAAAACATGATCGTTGTAGCCCCGGGCTCCAATAGCGAGCTCGGGCCCGACGATGTGGATGAAGCCAAACAAGACATCCTTGGATCCGACTATGTCCTACTGCAGTTGGAGATACCTCTGGAGACCGTGCAGCATGGTGTGGATATCGCTCATGCCAATGGAGTGAAGGTCATACTTAACCCCGCGCCAGGTCGTGCTCTTCCTGATGAGTTGCCCGAAAAGGTTGGAGCGCTCACACCCAATGAGACCCAGGCCACAGCCATAACCGGCATGCCGGTAAACGACGTAGGCAGCGCCGAGCAAGCAGCGAGGGCTCTCCTGGGACGCGGATGTAGGACCGTAGTCATGACCCTGGGCTCGGATGGTGCGCTTGCGGTGACCCCCGAGTCTACAGATCATGTGCCCGCATTCAAGGTCAACGCTATCGACACTACGGGCGCGGGAGATGCTTTCAGTGGCGCCCGTGCCGTGGCCCTGGCTGAGGGTCTTCCCCTGGTGAACTCAGTCAGGTTCGCCAATGCCGCGGCTGCACTCTCTGTGACCAAGGTGGGAACCTCGGTGGCTATGCCCATGGGACAAGAGGTAGAGGCGTTCATGACTTCATAGCAGGCCTGCTGCAGCCGATCAGCCAATTCGCCGACAGGCATACATGTCATCTGGGTAGGAGCGGGAGGGCGGCTCCCGCCCTCCCGTCGCCGCCGCTGATTACCGCCGAGGAGCTTGCAACAACCCCCGCTACAAGTTATATTGAGCGTGTCGGATGCCCGGCACATACTTGTCCATGGGGGTCTTCAGTTGAGTCCAGCGTCGGTATCGGTCGTCAGGTGCTCAGGCTACGATGTAGAACGCGTTCGGGATGCGGTCCACTCCGTCCTCGCGCCTCTTGGGGGCATGGAGTCGTTCGTCCACCCCGGGCAGACAGTCCTCATAAAACCCAACCTGATAGGCGGCGCGCCGCCGGAGAACGCTGTCACCACTCATCCGGCAGTGCTGAGAGCGGTAATCGAAGAGATATGGGGCTCGGGAGGCACTCCCGTAGTGGGCGAAAGCCCCGCATATGAGAGTTTTGAGTCGGCGGCGAGGAAATCCGGCCTGCTGCAGGTCATGGCGGAGCTAGGGGTGGAGCACGCACCTTTCAGTGCATCCCGCGAGATCGAGATCAGCCCTGTGCGCGTAATCCCGAGGATTCCGGTTGCAGCTCCGGTCCTGGACGCGGACGTAATCATAAGCCTGCCAAAGCTCAAGACGCATGGCCTTGTATCATACACCGGATGCGTCAAGAACATGTTCGGGGTGGTCGTCGGAACCGCAAAGGCCAAGTTTCACTTGAGGTTCCAGGACCGCGACGTCTTTTCATCGTTCCTCGCGGAGATCTACGGGCATGTGAAGCCCGATCTTTCCATACTCGACGGCATCCTCGCAATGGAGGGCAACGGGCCCAGGAACGGCAAGCCCGTGCCCATGGGAGTACTCCTGGCAGGAGCGGATGGGGTCGCCGTGGATGCCGTGGCCTGCGCCGCGATTGCGCTCGATCCTCGGGATGTTCCCCCGGTGGCGATCGCGGCCGATTTTGGGTACGGCGTCGACCGGCTTGAGGACATAACAATACACGGTCCGGAGCTCTCCGAGATCGTGTGGCGCGGGTTCGATGTCCCGCGGTCCGTGAGGCCCTCGCTCAGACAACGCGCCATGTCTGGGAAGATAGGCCGGGCGCTGCGAAACGCCCTGACCACGCGCCCATCGGTTATCAGACCCTCGTGCGCCGGTTGCAGGTTGTGCGCAAGAGCGTGCCCAGCCGGGGCCATCACGATCGCAGAGGGCAAGGCCCGCATAGACCTGGATAAGTGCATCAGATGCTACTGCTGCCAGGAGCTGTGCGAGCACGAGGCCATCGTCCTCAGCACCCCTCCTCTGGCGCGGCTGCTGAGATAGGGTGCGGACCAGGCATTTGCGGCCGGCGCGTCAGTCAAGGAATCCAAGGAGATCCGACCAGTCCTCTTCATCCCCGGGATCTGTCTCGCGCAGAGGCTCCGACTCGACGTTCGGCCCGAACCCGCACAGGGGCGAGTATGGGCAGAGTGAACACTCTTCGCGCCTCTGGGCGGGAGAGTTGTCGAGGTTCGCGCGGGCCGCCCCGTGCGCGAGCGTGGACAGCCGCTCATGCGCTTGGGCTAGTTCATCCTCTGAGTAAACGGTCTCAAACACTTCGTCAGGCGCAAGGAAATGAAGTACGGTCCGGACCCGGGCAACGCCGAAGCTTCGAGACGCTGCGAGCGCGTAGGCGTCCAGTTGGACTCTGTACCTTGCCGCTGTTTCCGCGACGTGCGCCGCGTCGATCCTATTGGTCTTGAGGTCCACGACGACAGCTTCCGCCCCTCGGCGGACCAGGCGGTCGACCACCCCGACCACGACAAACGGGTCGAGCCTCAGCGCAAACTCCGCCTCTCGGCGGATCTCGGCGGATGGCGTGATGGGGAACCTCGCCAGGTGCGCTCGGACCATCGGCGCAAGGTCCGAGCAGAGCTGGCAGGCGCACTCGGGCGGCAACCCCAGTGTCTCGATCTCAGCGCGAAGCAGTTCGTCCGCCTGCTCCGGCTCGCGTATCCGCTCACAGACTGCATGCACGATTCCGCCTCTCTGTGCGGCGGATAGGGCATCAACCGGGGCCGCATGCTCATCAAGCCCACAGCTGAGGTCCTGAGGGGTTATGTAGGGCAGGCGGTACCGGTACTCGTAAACGTACCGCCTGGCACAATGCTCATAGCACATGAGCGCGGACACCGACACCCGCCCCCCGCCGGGCGCCGCCGCTGCCTGCGCCGGAGCGGCCAGCGGGGCGATTTCCTTGAGAGAGACCCCGTCACCACGCAGAATTGCCCCGTCTCCGGTGGAGCCCCCCGAGCCGGGGAGAGCAGCGCCGCCCGGTGGAACACCGTAGCCTGAGAGAACGCCGCCGCCGGGGAGGGCGCCACCGTTTGAGCCGACGTCGCGAGGCGCGGCACTGTGCCGGGACACGATGATCCGGCCACCGCCGTCCGGCAGTTCGATCTCAGCCCCGCGCTCATCCACGTCAGGCGGTATGAAGTCGCCCACGACTGACAATATGTGATCTAGCCAGGTTCCTTTCCCGTTCGACCCGATGTGGGTTCTGCCCCGGGATGGTCGCTTCGGGACTCCGCTCACAACCAGATAGTCAGCCGCCCTGGTCAAGGCCACGTACAGGCACCGGCGGCTCTCCTGTTCCTCCCCTCTATGAACGGCCTCACATATCGCCGCGGCCGAGGCGGCCACGGCCCCCCCGGGAGAAGCGGCCGCGCAGTCGATTCCCACTCCGAGGTCGGGGTCGAACCAGATCGCTCTCTTTTGCCGCCTGACAGCGCCCCGCCCAGTTTCGGGCACGAACACCACTGGGAACTCGAGGCCCTTTGCCTTGTGAACAGTCATGATCCTGACGGTGTCCCCGGACTCCTCAAAGACCGCCGCCTCCGCCTCTTTCGCGGCGCTGTCTTGGGCATAAGACACCTCGTCCATGAATTCCCGAAGGCTCGTGAACCCAGCGTTGGGATCCTCCGCCATGCCCACTAGCTTGCTCAGGTTGCCAATGGCTTGGACTCCGTCAGGCCTGGTGGCAAGATACTGCTCGATTCCTGTCCATTCGATTGCAGATCGGACCAGACGGCCTACGGGCATCCGCCCCACTGCCGCGCGGAGCCTGCCGATGACCTCCGAAGCGAACTCCAGCTTCCATCTGGCCTCCTCCGGCGCCGCATCCACCGCGCGGGAGAGCCCCGGCCCTGAAAGCGCCTGGTTGAGGTCTCCTGCGACCCGCACCATGGTGAGCAAGAGCCCATCGTCCATGGCGAACATGGGGGACCTCAGGCACGACGCCAAGGATATGGCGTCGGCGAGATCGTCCGCCGCCCGCAGCAGATTGAGGACCCAGTCAACTTCCGGCCTGCCGTAGAACCCAGTCCCGCCCACGACGAAGTAAGGAATGCCGAATTGCGCGAACGCCCTTTCGTAGATCTTTACCGAAGTCATCGCGCGCATGAGCACCGCTATGTCCTTGTATCCCACAGGACGCGGGACATCGGGGGCATCTTGCCCCGCCCTCTCGCAACAAAGGAGCTCGCCTTCCCTGACCATCCTGGCTATCCTCGCTGCGACCACCTGGGCCTCAAGTTCGGCCGCGCTCTCCCTCTCGCCCGGCTGTTCGGGCTCCGATCCCGGATCCCCTCCGGCCTCTCTGGGCATCACCAAAGCCAGTTCGAACCTGGGGATGTCCCCTGCTCCGCTCGCGGTCCGCCGGTGCTCCGCCTGGGTGAACCCTTGCTCCGCTAATACTCGGTCAAACAGGAAATTCACGACTTCGACCAGGCTCTTCTGGGTGCGGAAGTTCACGGCGAGCTCAAGAGGGCGCATTCCCTCCCGTTCAGCTCCCTTGACAGCCTGCTCGAAGACCTCCACGCGGGCGCCGCGGAATCTGTAGATCGACTGTTTTGGATCGCCCACGATGAACTTGCGGTTCCCAACCTGCTTGCCCACGACGAGGGAGACTATCTGGTCTTGCAAGGCGTTCGTGTCCTGGTACTCGTCCACCATGACGAATCGATACTGCCTGCCACACTCCTCGCCTGCCTCCGTATCCCGCAGCAGGTCCCTTGCGGCGAGCTCCACCGCGACGAAATCCATCATCACGCCGTTTCCTCTTGCCCTGGAGTACTCGTCGTCTATTACTCGGCTTGCGCGGAAGACCGCCCGAATAAGCGCTCGGTCGTCAGGCTCCGAATCCCCAAGGGACGCAAGGGTGCCCGACTCGAACTCGGAGAAGTCCTGTCCGGTCAGGCGCATGCTCGAGTAGAACCTCTCGAACTCGCCTACGAGCGGGGCGAATCCGACCTCCAGAACGAGCTTACGGATGTGTGGATCCCCCTCTTTGAGCATGCGGACAAGCGCGGCGCGAACAGAGGCGCGCAGGATTCGCTTGGCCTCGAGTTCATCCATGATCACGAACTGCGGATCCACCCTGGCCTCAATCGGATGTTCGCGCACTAGCTGAAGACAGAACGAGTCTATCGTGCATATCCGGGCAGACGGCACCCTCCGTCCGAGGCCACGCCAGTACCGGGCGTCCTCAGGCGTCGCAGCGGCGCGCTCCCGAGCGGATATCTCCTGCCAGACGCGACTCTTCATTTCGCTCGCAGCCTTCTCCGTGAAGGTGATGGCGATGATTTCGTCGATGTCGGCGGCGCGTGTCGCAAGCGCCTCCACATACCTTCCGACCAGCACTCGAGTTTTGCCTGATCCTGCCCCCGCGGTAACGACCTGGCTTTCGGAGAGGCTGGTTACTGCCGCTCTCTGTTCCTTCGTGTAATCAGTCAACGGCGTCACCTCCATGTCGGACCGACCGTGGCCCCCCGGCGCCCCGCGGTTCTGCACCGGCCTGCTTCGCCCCGGCGACCGCTGGATCGTACCCACATACGCCTGCGAATCTGCACCGCTGTGGGTTGCACTTCCTGGGAGCTATTCGAAACCGCCCGGACCTGACAGACTGCGTGATCCTGACTGCTTCGGACTTGACGCTCTCAAGGAACTCGCATAGACCTTCACAAGTGTATTTGCCCTTTCTCTTGGCGCCCGCCCTCAGACTCGCGGCATAGTCTTTCAGCCAAACGCCGCTTTCCACTTTGCGGTTGGCGATACTGTAGTAGCATCCGCCGACGACTTGGCCGCCCTCTCGACAGAGGATCTCTTGGGCTGCAAGGATGTACAGGGGTATCTGCAGAACCGCCAGGCTCTCGATGTCACCCGGATCGGGGGTGGACGCGGACTTGTAGTCGTACACCGCGAGAACGCCCCCGGGTCCGCGGTCGATCCGGTCGATTCGCCCCCGCACCAGCGGGCCGTCGGGGTTGATCTCAAGCGCCTGGACCCCGTCCGTCCCGAAATCCCACTCAAGGTAGGCCGGGGCCCACATGCCCTTCGTCGCCCTGGAATGCTCGACCTCCTCCGAAATGACCAGGCGGAGTTCATTCTCGATGGCCTCTTGCTCCACCGCCCATGCTTCCTCGGGAAGCTCGGTTCTGCTGATGTCCACCTTCGAAAGAACGGCCCGTGAGATCTCGTGAAGCCTGACTAGGCAGGCGTCGATATCCGAATCCGCGAGAGCCTGGCCTGACGAGGCCTGGAAGAACCGGGCCAGAATCTCGTGGCGCGCGCTCCCCACGTCAAGCGGGGTGACCTCCTCGGGAAGATCTTCTGCGGCGCGCAACCCCAGAACGTACTGGCNNNNNNNNNNAACTTGAACGGACACTGGGAGTAAAGATCCAGCGCCCCTGCGGACCAGACGGAACCAGGCCCGAATCTCTCCCCGAGCCACTTGATAGCCTCGGCGTCCGTGACCTCCCCGTCATACTCTGTGAACTCATTCTGTGCCGCGCGGGCGTCTCTTGCCGCCCGCCCTAGAGCTCTCCGCCATTCCTCTGGGTGATCAGCCCCCCATTGTCTTGCGATGGCGGACTCCCCCACTCCCGCGGTCGCCATCACCCACAGGCCGAGTTCCCGTTCGCTCGCGAGCGCGGACGGATCCGCGGGGAAGATCTCGGCGGGCGAGACCGCCCGGGTCGACCGGGCCTCCTCCTCTCGGCCCCAGCCCAGCGCATGGACGGCCTCATCCACGAAAAAGGATCTTCGAATGAAGGAACCATCATCCCGCGATGAAGGATAGGTAAGATAGAGCAGGTCCGAGGCGGACGAGATGGCCACATGGAACATGAACCTCTCGGACGCCGCAAATTCCGACGCAGTCGCGAGCCTAATGCCTGACTCCCAGAGCCGGGAGACTTCGGGCTCGCGAAACGCCCAGGTTCTCTTGCGGTCCCTGGGGAACCCTCCCTCGGTGAGCGCGCAGAGGAAGACCACCGGATAAGAGAGGCCCCGCAGGGCCGAAGGACCCATGACGGAGACTCCTCCGCAAGATCCGGGCCTATGGCAGAAAGAGCGCCTGCCCGCCGCGGTCCGCAGGAAATCCGCAAACTCCGCCCATGTCATGTCCGCTATTCCGGACATCTGCTCGATCTCGCGCAGCAATGAGGTGAACCCGGCCCATGCCGCCCATGCTTCAACCGCGTACTCACGGTTCTCTGGCTCGAACACACAGGCCGGAGTGCCCATGCGCGAAAGAAGAACCCTGAGATCCGCGCAGTGCTCCGAAATCGCCCTGCCACGGCCCAGCCCGGACCAAGCCTCCGTCAACTTGGCCAGGAAAGCCCTGCCGGCTTCGAGTTCTGGGTATTCGCCAAGGACCTGCCTCCATCTCGCAGCAGAAAGGCGCATCCCGCGGACCTTCAGACTGGCGACTATCTCGGACCCAAGGCCCGGGCCGGCGCCGATGTAAGGGCTGGAGCATAGCGCCGGGAGATCAAACCCAGAATGCTCGCACGCAAGCGCGTCCGCTAGCGCAAGGCAGTCGGAGATCAGCGGCGAGCGAAAGAGAGGGGATAGCTGAGCAGCGGAGCTTGCTACGCCGAATTCCTCCATCGAAGCGAGGAACCCGGGCATGAAGCCATTCGGGCTCGCAACCACCACACAGATATCCTCGGGTCGCCGCCCTTCGGAGACAATGAGGCGCTTGATCTCCCGGGCTACCTCAGCCCCTTCCCTCGACGGCCCTGACGCGGTGATCAATCGAACGCTGCCGCATGGCGCGGGAGGCCCTGGGGAATGGGTGAACAGTCCGCGGGACAGAGCAGCCAAGGTTGGGTCCGGGGTCCGGCAACCGCGCCCAGCTGGTTTAGAGACGACAGGGACGGTCCCATACAGCTCGCGCGCGCGGCCAAGGACTTCAGCGAGCTCAGGGCGGTCATCATCGTATGGGAGGTTGACCTCGCATTCGCCCACGTGTGTGGCGACGGCCCGCACCACCCTGGCCTGTGCGGGGGTCGGGTCGAAGAAATGCTCGAACCAGACGGATTGAAGCGCGCCCACTGCGCCGGGAGGCGCGGCCTCCAGAAACTCGGCGAGTTCGAGGTAAGCGTCTTCGCGGTCTGACAGGCCCCGCCCAGCTAGAGCGCCTTCATACCGTTCGAATAGCAGGAGAAGATCGTGCAGGGCCGGGCGTATGCCGGCATCGGAGCGTTCACCGGTGGGAAGAAGCGCGCGCCTGAGATCGGCCGCCCGGCCCGCGGCAAGCTTGACTTCGTCGATGACCTCGCCGATAGCCCTGGCAAAACCGGGCTTGTCGGCCGACGGCCCGAAAGCGAGCAGCTCATGTTGGGCCCTGGCCTCGCGAAGTAGTTGGCCGACAATCAGTTCTCGCTCAAGATCGCCGACAGTCCTCCTTCGGCGCCCAACGCGGTTCAGGATATGCATTACAAACGAGTCGAAGCCATATATGGGGATTTCGAACGCTGCCCCGTCGCCGAGCTCGGCCGCTACCTGCTCGCGAGCTCTGGAGGCGAAACGCGGGGACGCCGCGACGAGAGCGACGGTGTGCTGTCGGCCGCGAAGGATTGCATCGATCACCCGGGGTATGTACGGGGAACACAGACCGCCCTGGACTTCGTTGATTTGTTTCAAGACTCCCACCTCGCGCCTTCGTCCATCATGACCAGGTAGTTCCGGACGGGAACGTAGTTCGCGATGGTGTTCCCTGAACCGAGGGCGTAGCGCCGGGGCATGCAGGCGGAGAGGATGCCACGCACATACCCGCGCAGTTCTTCCTCGCCCATCCGGCATAGCGCATCGACGTCAACCCCGCCTAAGGCCGCGACCCTCTGGCCGCAAGCGGCCTGAAATTCCGCAACCGGCATGATTTCGTCCTGAAACGAGTGCAAGGCGTCGATCTTTACATCGTCTATGAGGTCTTGGAGTATGCCGCGGAGGTTTCCGCAGCAATGAAACCGGTACATCTGCCCGCGCTCGTGGGCGAGGGCGGCGTACCGTTTATGCCACGGGAACACCAGGCGTCTGAGATGCACAGGAGAGAGAAACGTGGAGGTCTTGAACCCGAGGTCGTCTCCTTGGAATATGCCAGCCACATTGTGGATGGTGACAAGGTTGCGGTAGAAGGACAACAGGGTGTCCCCGACGCGGCTGAACACCGCTTCCACAAGGTCTGGGTCCTCATACAGCAGCAAGCTCATTCCCTCGAAGCCTAGAAGGTGCTCAGAGGCAATCTCGAAAACCCCGCTCAATGGACACACCATCATTTTCATCCCGTCAGGGAAGTTCCGGGACACGAATTCGTAGGCCGCGTAGTCCAGCGTCCTGAACTTGTCCCACGGGTAAGCTTCGAAGTCCGCCCACGATGCAATGGGCCCGACACCCTCGTTCACCCAAGATCGCTCCCCCCGGGAAAGCGAAGCGGTGTCGCGTGCCGTGAGCTCGCACGCCATCGGGATCTCGAACCCACCCGAGACTCTTACGTAATCGTACCCCATCCGGTACCAGAACTCTATTTGTTGCCGCCAGTACCCACGGAAGTCCTCTGCAGGTGAAGGGACAGGAGTCTCGCCCATGACATCACGAAGCACGGCCCTGACAATCTCGGGGTCCGCGAACAGCTCAACGAAATGTACTCTCTCAGCTTCCTTCGAGCCGAGGATGACTTCCTGAAATGCTTCGAAATCCGGTTTGGGCCTGAGGAACGGCACTCTTAGAGGCATTATGGCCTCACCTCCGAACAAGCACATACCCCTGCAAGCAGGATACGACTTCGCTCCTCCCATATCCTTCTTGTCTTGTCCCTCGTGGGCGTTGCAGTGTCTCGGGTTGGGCGAGCGGTTGCGTGGTCATGAAAAAACGCGCCCGTGTGGGCGCGCCATAGGTATCGGGAAATCTGAGAGAAAGATAAAGAATCCGGCGGCTACCTACTC
Protein-coding sequences here:
- a CDS encoding DUF362 domain-containing protein, whose translation is MSPASVSVVRCSGYDVERVRDAVHSVLAPLGGMESFVHPGQTVLIKPNLIGGAPPENAVTTHPAVLRAVIEEIWGSGGTPVVGESPAYESFESAARKSGLLQVMAELGVEHAPFSASREIEISPVRVIPRIPVAAPVLDADVIISLPKLKTHGLVSYTGCVKNMFGVVVGTAKAKFHLRFQDRDVFSSFLAEIYGHVKPDLSILDGILAMEGNGPRNGKPVPMGVLLAGADGVAVDAVACAAIALDPRDVPPVAIAADFGYGVDRLEDITIHGPELSEIVWRGFDVPRSVRPSLRQRAMSGKIGRALRNALTTRPSVIRPSCAGCRLCARACPAGAITIAEGKARIDLDKCIRCYCCQELCEHEAIVLSTPPLARLLR
- a CDS encoding PD-(D/E)XK nuclease family protein, which encodes QYVLGLRAAEDLPEEVTPLDVGSARHEILARFFQASSGQALADSDIDACLVRLHEISRAVLSKVDISRTELPEEAWAVEQEAIENELRLVISEEVEHSRATKGMWAPAYLEWDFGTDGVQALEINPDGPLVRGRIDRIDRGPGGVLAVYDYKSASTPDPGDIESLAVLQIPLYILAAQEILCREGGQVVGGCYYSIANRKVESGVWLKDYAASLRAGAKRKGKYTCEGLCEFLESVKSEAVRITQSVRSGRFRIAPRKCNPQRCRFAGVCGYDPAVAGAKQAGAEPRGAGGPRSVRHGGDAVD
- the rbsK gene encoding ribokinase; translated protein: MVNQRSRITVVGSFMTDLMSRTPRLPVAGETVMGGRFKMGPGGKGSNQAMAAARLGAQVCMAASLGTDAFGDLACQSPVNAGICTDWVKRVNTAHTRAALIIVDEVKAENMIVVAPGSNSELGPDDVDEAKQDILGSDYVLLQLEIPLETVQHGVDIAHANGVKVILNPAPGRALPDELPEKVGALTPNETQATAITGMPVNDVGSAEQAARALLGRGCRTVVMTLGSDGALAVTPESTDHVPAFKVNAIDTTGAGDAFSGARAVALAEGLPLVNSVRFANAAAALSVTKVGTSVAMPMGQEVEAFMTS
- a CDS encoding UvrD-helicase domain-containing protein — encoded protein: MTDYTKEQRAAVTSLSESQVVTAGAGSGKTRVLVGRYVEALATRAADIDEIIAITFTEKAASEMKSRVWQEISARERAAATPEDARYWRGLGRRVPSARICTIDSFCLQLVREHPIEARVDPQFVIMDELEAKRILRASVRAALVRMLKEGDPHIRKLVLEVGFAPLVGEFERFYSSMRLTGQDFSEFESGTLASLGDSEPDDRALIRAVFRASRVIDDEYSRARGNGVMMDFVAVELAARDLLRDTEAGEECGRQYRFVMVDEYQDTNALQDQIVSLVVGKQVGNRKFIVGDPKQSIYRFRGARVEVFEQAVKGAEREGMRPLELAVNFRTQKSLVEVVNFLFDRVLAEQGFTQAEHRRTASGAGDIPRFELALVMPREAGGDPGSEPEQPGERESAAELEAQVVAARIARMVREGELLCCERAGQDAPDVPRPVGYKDIAVLMRAMTSVKIYERAFAQFGIPYFVVGGTGFYGRPEVDWVLNLLRAADDLADAISLASCLRSPMFAMDDGLLLTMVRVAGDLNQALSGPGLSRAVDAAPEEARWKLEFASEVIGRLRAAVGRMPVGRLVRSAIEWTGIEQYLATRPDGVQAIGNLSKLVGMAEDPNAGFTSLREFMDEVSYAQDSAAKEAEAAVFEESGDTVRIMTVHKAKGLEFPVVFVPETGRGAVRRQKRAIWFDPDLGVGIDCAAASPGGAVAASAAAICEAVHRGEEQESRRCLYVALTRAADYLVVSGVPKRPSRGRTHIGSNGKGTWLDHILSVVGDFIPPDVDERGAEIELPDGGGRIIVSRHSAAPRDVGSNGGALPGGGVLSGYGVPPGGAALPGSGGSTGDGAILRGDGVSLKEIAPLAAPAQAAAAPGGGRVSVSALMCYEHCARRYVYEYRYRLPYITPQDLSCGLDEHAAPVDALSAAQRGGIVHAVCERIREPEQADELLRAEIETLGLPPECACQLCSDLAPMVRAHLARFPITPSAEIRREAEFALRLDPFVVVGVVDRLVRRGAEAVVVDLKTNRIDAAHVAETAARYRVQLDAYALAASRSFGVARVRTVLHFLAPDEVFETVYSEDELAQAHERLSTLAHGAARANLDNSPAQRREECSLCPYSPLCGFGPNVESEPLRETDPGDEEDWSDLLGFLD